A single genomic interval of Camelina sativa cultivar DH55 chromosome 11, Cs, whole genome shotgun sequence harbors:
- the LOC104726373 gene encoding VAMP-like protein YKT61 isoform X1, with the protein MKITALLVFKCAPVSTEPVILANASDVSHFGFFQRSSVKEFVVFVGRTVASRTPPSQRQSVQHEEYKVHAYNRNGLCAVGFMDDHYPVRSAFSLLSQVLDEYQKSFGETWRSAKEEDPTQTWPYLVEALNKFQDPAEADKLLKIQRELDETKIILHKTIDSVLERGEKLDSLVEKSSDLSMASQMFYKQAKKTNSCCTIL; encoded by the exons ATGAAGATCACCGCCTTGCTCGTTTTCAAGTGCGCTCCTGTATCTACCGAACCCGTCATCCTCGCCAACGCTTCTGACGTCTCTCACTTCGGTTTTTTCCAGCGATCTAGCGTCAAGGAGTT TGTCGTCTTTGTCGGTCGCACTGTTGCTAGCCGTACCCCTCCTTCTCAGCGCCAGTCCGTCCAGCACGAAG AGTACAAGGTTCACGCTTACAATAGGAATGGACTTTGCGCTGTGGGGTTCATGGACGATCATTATCCTGTTCGAAGTGCTTTTTCTCTTCTCAGCCAG GTTCTTGATGAGTACCAGAAGAGTTTTGGTGAGACATGGAGGtctgcaaaagaagaagacccCACTCAGACTTGGCCATATTTAGTCGAAGCTTTAAACAAATTTCAG GATCCAGCAGAGGCTGATAAGCTGTTGAAAATTCAGAGGGAGTTGGATGAGACCAAGATTATCCTT CATAAAACCATTGATAGTGTTCTAGAACGTGGTGAGAAGCTGGACAGCCTAGTGGAGAAGAGCTCAGATTTGAGCATGGCATCGCAG ATGTTTTACAAGCAAgcgaagaaaacaaattcatgcTGTACTATCCTGTGA
- the LOC104726375 gene encoding two-component response regulator ARR18-like: MELKSTADGRNDKFPVGMRVLAVDDNPTCLRKLEELLLRCKYHVTKTMESRKALEMLRENSNMFDLVISDVEMPDTDGFKLLEIGLEMDLPVIMLSAHSDYDSVMKGIIHGACDYLVKPVGLKELQNIWHHVVKKNIKSYAKTIGPSRQLLAPSESDLVPSVSKKRKEKVNDSGDEDDSDRDEDDGEGSEQDGDESGARKKPRVVWSQELHQKFVNAVQQLGLDKAVPKKILDLMNIEGLTRENVASHLQKYRLYLKKIDEGQQQNMTPDAFGTRDSSYFHMAQLDGFRDFTGTRHLSSSGLLSRSHLTKLQPHMYPSVNLQGMNSSSFIQQGHHQSSSNSANPFGTYHSTLAPRIQNVNLFQRTSSPLEPLQFPRSKCSAYMGDFKSIGDRAIGGSFLDSCMPFGSSSTSLPSASSNTLMLQANYTQPLHTATSGNQSCIEGTMSDSASQNISVQGLSRFPSQSWQGNLNTTRFLSNSLPINHAFLPDQVACAGNNLGDCTSLVSTENPGGEMQCEPQLLGGFMQNMNPIDGQKWEQQNCSMLNSTFGNVEYPLPGDNMVFRGNNATRNKGLDVSLMSPIDNSANANGQEYVGKPITMVDPEMKLRKTENAHVDNQNQHDVFDDIMNEMMKQEENNGMVSVATRFGFDSFPPP, from the exons ATGGAGTTGAAAAGCACTGCAGATGGAAGAAATGATAAGTTTCCGGTAGGAATGAGGGTCCTCGCTGTGGATGACAATCCAACCTGTCTTCGGAAACTGGAAGAGTTGCTGCTTCGTTGCAAGTATCATG TGACAAAGACAATGGAATCGAGGAAAGCTCTGGAAATGCTGAGAGAGAATAGCAACATGTTTGATCTGGTGATAAGCGATGTAGAGATGCCAGACACGGATGGCTTTAAGTTGCTTGAAATTGGTCTTGAAATGGACCTTCCTGTCATCA TGTTGTCAGCTCATAGCGACTACGACAGCGTTATGAAAGGTATTATACATGGTGCCTGCGATTATCTGGTCAAGCCTGTTGGCCTCAAGGAGCTTCAGAATATATGGCATCATGTTGTGaagaagaacatcaaatctTATGCAAAAACTATAGGCCCTTCTCGTCAACTGCTCGCACCTTCTGAATCTGATCTCGTCCCAAGCGTCAGCAAGAAACGGAAAGAGAAAGTTAATGACAgtggtgatgaagatgacagTGACAGAGATGAGGATGACGGTGAGGGGAGTGAACAGGATGGTGACGAGTCAGGTGCACGGAAGAAGCCGCGtgttgtttggtcacaggagctCCACCAGAAGTTTGTTAATGCTGTTCAGCAGTTGGGCCTCGACA AGGCTGTTCCCAAAAAAATACTTGATCTCATGAATATAGAAGGTCTCACTAGGGAAAATGTAGCCAGCCATTTGCAG AAGTACAGACTGTACTTGAAAAAGATAGACGAGGGTCAGCAGCAAAATATGACCCCAGATGCATTTGGAACAAGAGATTCATCTTACTTTCATATGGCTCAACTTGATGGATTTAGAGATTTTACTGGCACAAGACATCTGTCAAGCTCGGGACTCTTATCACGTTCCCATCTCACCAAACTCCAACCCCATATGTATCCATCAGTAAATCTTCAAGGAATGAACTCTTCCAGCTTTATCCAACAGGGGCATCACCAGAGCTCAAGCAACTCAGCTAATCCATTTGGAACATATCACAGTACTCTGGCACCAAGAATCCAGAACGTAAATCTGTTTCAGCGAACTTCATCTCCACTAGAACCCCTTCAGTTTCCTAGAAGTAAGTGCTCTGCATACATGGGAGATTTTAAAAGCATAGGGGACCGAGCAATTGGCGGTAGCTTCCTAGATTCTTGTATGCCATTTGGTAGCTCTAGCACCTCTTTGCCAAGTGCTTCAAGCAATACTCTAATGTTGCAAGCAAACTATACACAACCCCTGCATACAGCCACAAGTGGAAATCAGTCTTGCATCGAGGGAACTATGTCCGACTCTGCCTCCCAAAACATCAGCGTCCAAGGCTTGTCTAGATTTCCTAGTCAAAGCTGGCAAGGGAATTTGAACACAACCAGATTCCTGTCGAATTCCTTACCAATTAATCATGCTTTCTTGCCGGATCAAGTGGCATGTGCAGGGAACAATCTGGGAGATTGTACTTCTTTGGTTTCTACAGAGAATCCAGGTGGAGAGATGCAGTGTGAGCCTCAGTTACTTGGCGGCTTCATGCAGAACATGAACCCTATAGACGGACAAAAATGGGAGCAACAAAACTGCAGCATGCTGAACAGTACATTTGGTAACGTTGAGTATCCCCTACCAGGAGACAACATGGTATTCAGGGGAAACAATGCGACCAGAAACAAAGGCTTGGATGTGTCATTGATGAGCCCAATAGACAACAGTGCAAATGCCAACGGTCAGGAGTATGTTGGAAAACCTATTACAATGGTGGATCCAGAGATGAAGTTAAGAAAGACAGAGAATGCTCATGTTGACAACCAGAACCAGCACGATGTATTCGATGACATAATGAATGAGATGATGAAACAG GAGGAGAACAACGGAATGGTGTCAGTGGCTACTAGATTTGGGTTTGATTCGTTTCCACCGCCTTAG
- the LOC104726374 gene encoding temperature-induced lipocalin-1, giving the protein MTTTEKKEMEVVKGLDVARYMGRWYEIASFPSLFQPKNGADTRATYTLNPDGTIHVLNETWSNGKRGYIEGSAYKADPKSDEAKLKVKFYVPPFLPIFPVTGDYWVLYIDPDYQHALIGQPSRSYLWILSRTAHMEDETYKQLLEKAVEQGYDVSKLHKTTQNDTPPESDSAPTDAKGVWWFKSLFGK; this is encoded by the exons atgacgacgacagagaagaaagagatggaagTGGTGAAAGGCCTCGACGTGGCTAGATACATGGGCCGTTGGTACGAGATTGCTTCTTTCCCCTCTCTGTTTCAACCCAAGAACGGCGCTGACACTCGCGCCACCTACACCCTTAACCCCGACGGTACGATCCACGTCTTGAACGAAACCTGGTCCAACGGCAAGAGGGGTTACATCGAAGGCTCCGCCTATAAGGCCGATCCTAAAAGCGACGAGGCTAAGCTCAAAGTCAAGTTCTACGTCCCTCCTTTCCTTCCCATTTTTCCCGTCACCGGAGACTACTGGGTTCTCTACATCGATCCTGACTACCAGCACGCCCTCATCGGCCAGCCCTCCAGGAGTTATCTCTGG ATATTGAGCAGGACGGCGCATATGGAGGATGAAACGTATAAGCAGCTGCTGGAGAAGGCCGTAGAGCAAGGATACGATGTCAGCAAGCTTCACAAGACTACTCAGAATGACACACCACCTGAGTCCGACTCGGCACCCACAGACGCCAAGGGCGTTTGGTGGTTCAAATCTCTCTTTGGCAAATAG
- the LOC104726373 gene encoding VAMP-like protein YKT61 isoform X2 → MKITALLVFKCAPVSTEPVILANASDVSHFGFFQRSSVKEFVVFVGRTVASRTPPSQRQSVQHEEYKVHAYNRNGLCAVGFMDDHYPVRSAFSLLSQVLDEYQKSFGETWRSAKEEDPTQTWPYLVEALNKFQDPAEADKLLKIQRELDETKIILHKTIDSVLERGEKLDSLVEKSSDLSMASQMFYKQAKKTNSCCTIL, encoded by the exons ATGAAGATCACCGCCTTGCTCGTTTTCAAGTGCGCTCCTGTATCTACCGAACCCGTCATCCTCGCCAACGCTTCTGACGTCTCTCACTTCGGTTTTTTCCAGCGATCTAGCGTCAAGGAGTTTGTCGTCTTTGTCGGCCGCACTGTTGCTAGCCGTACCCCTCCTTCTCAGCGCCAGTCCGTCCAGCACGAAG AGTACAAGGTTCACGCTTACAATAGGAATGGACTTTGCGCTGTGGGGTTCATGGACGATCATTATCCTGTTCGAAGTGCTTTTTCTCTTCTCAGCCAG GTTCTTGATGAGTACCAGAAGAGTTTTGGTGAGACATGGAGGtctgcaaaagaagaagacccCACTCAGACTTGGCCATATTTAGTCGAAGCTTTAAACAAATTTCAG GATCCAGCAGAGGCTGATAAGCTGTTGAAAATTCAGAGGGAGTTGGATGAGACCAAGATTATCCTT CATAAAACCATTGATAGTGTTCTAGAACGTGGTGAGAAGCTGGACAGCCTAGTGGAGAAGAGCTCAGATTTGAGCATGGCATCGCAG ATGTTTTACAAGCAAgcgaagaaaacaaattcatgcTGTACTATCCTGTGA
- the LOC104728968 gene encoding glycerophosphodiester phosphodiesterase GDPDL6-like, whose amino-acid sequence MPKPSSPMSLVLVQNIFSRPSIFDGQMPVSAVEDVLGTKPPKFWLSVQYDAFYMEHKLSAAEYLRSLRLRGINVISSPEIGFLKSIGMDAGRAKTKLIFEFKDPEAIEPTTNKKYSELQQNLAAIKAFASGVLVPKDYIWPVDTAKYLKPATTFVADAHKAGLEVYASGFANDMRTSFNYSFDPSAEYLQFVDNGQFSVDGIITDFPPTASQAITCFSHQKGNLPKVGNALVISHNGASGDYPGCTDLAYEKAVNDGADVIDCSVQMSKDGIAFCHDSADLTASTTAMTTFMSRATSVPEVQPTNGIFSFDLTWAEIQSVKPQIENPFTSTGFLRNPANKNAGKFTTLVDFLEISKAKAVTGVLINIENAAYLASKKGLGVVDVVKSALTNSTLDKQSTQKVLIQSDDSSVLSSFEAVPPYTRVLSIDKEIGDAPKPSIEEIKKHADAVNLKRTSLFTVSQSFTTGKTNVVEEMHKANISVYVSVLRNEYISIAFDYFSDPTVELATFIAGSGVDGVITEFPATATRYLRSPCSDLNKDQPYAILPAEAGALMAVADKEAQPPASAPNPPLDAKDVIDPPLPPVANIDSSNGTGGGQPHTPPPSGTVATAANLSLSLLAMMAFGLLYTA is encoded by the exons ATGCCGAAACCATCTTCTCCAATGTCTCTCgtat TGGTTCAGAACATCTTCTCTCGGCCTAGCATCTTCGACGGCCAAATGCCGGTTTCTGCTGTGGAGGACGTCCTTGGAACCAAGCCTCCCAAGTTCTGGTTGAGCGTTCAG TACGATGCCTTCTACATGGAACACAAGCTGAGCGCAGCCGAGTACCTGAGGAGCTTGCGATTACGCGGCATTAATGTCATCTCATCTCCGGAGATCGGTTTCTTGAAGAGCATAGGGATGGACGCAGGCAGAGCCAAGACAAAGCTCATATTCGAGTTCAAAGACCCCGAGGCCATTGAACCCACCACCAACAAGAAATACAGCGAGCTTCAACAGAACCTCGCAGCAATTAAGGCCTTTGCTTCAGGCGTTCTTGTCCCCAAAGACTACATTTGGCCTGTTGACACGGCTAAATACCTTAAGCCTGCCACCACCTTTGTGGCTGATGCCCACAAAGCCGGTCTAGAGGTCTATGCTTCTGGCTTTGCCAATGACATGCGTACCAGCTTCAACTACAGCTTTGATCCCTCCGCTGAGTATCTCCAGTTTGTGGACAATGGCCAGTTCTCTGTTGATGGCATCATCACCGATTTCCCACCAACAGCATCACAAGCCATTA CTTGCTTTTCTCACCAAAAGGGCAATCTCCCCAAAGTAGGGAATGCGTTAGTTATATCTCACAATGGAGCAAGCGGGGACTATCCAGGCTGCACTGATCTGGCTTACGAGAAAGCAGTCAATGATGGAGCAGACGTTATTGACTGTTCTGTCCAGATGTCCAAAGACGGAATCGCTTTCTGCCATGATTCTGCAGACCTCACAGCAAGTACTACCGCCATGACTACTTTCATGTCTCGAGCCACAAGCGTTCCTGAGGTCCAGCCTACCAATGGcattttctcttttgatcttACATGGGCCGAGATCCAGTCTGTGAAGC CACAAATTGAGAACCCCTTCACTTCCACGGGCTTCTTGAGAAACCCTGCAAACAAGAACGCTGGGAAGTTCACGACTCTTGTTGACTTTCTTGAAATCAGCAAAGCAAAGGCAGTCACCGGAGTTTTGATAAACATCGAG AACGCTGCTTATTTAGCATCAAAGAAAGGCTTAGGAGTTGTAGACGTAGTTAAGTCCGCTCTGACCAATTCCACACTCGACAAGCAATCTACTCAAAAGGTTTTGATTCAGTCAGATGACAGTTCAGTTTTATCTAGTTTCGAGGCTGTCCCTCCTTACACTAGAGTCTTGAGTATCGACAAGGAGATTGGAGATGCTCCCAAGCCATCCATCGAAGAAATCAAGAAGCATGCAGATGCTGTCAATCTCAAGAGAACTTCCCTCTTCACCGTGTCCCAAAGCTTTACCACAGGAAAAACTAACGTGGTAGAGGAAATGCACAAAGCGAATATCTCTGTTTACGTCTCTGTGCTAAGAAACGAATACATCTCCATAGCGTTCGACTACTTCTCTGATCCTACTGTAGAACTTGCAACATTCATTGCAGGAAGTGGCGTTGATGGAGTCATCACAGAGTTCCCTGCCACGGCTACCAGATACTTAA GGAGTCCATGCTCAGATTTAAACAAAGACCAGCCCTATGCAATCTTACCTGCAGAAGCTGGCGCTCTAATGGCCGTGGCAGACAAGGAAGCACAACCACCAGCAAGCGCTCCAAACCCGCCTCTTGATGCCAAAGACGTGATCGATCCGCCTTTGCCTCCGGTTGCAAACATAGACTCCTCCAATGGAACTGGAGGAGGTCAGCCACATACTCCTCCTCCTTCAGGCACCGTTGCCACTGCTGCTAATCTCAGTCTTTCCTTGCTGGCAATGATGGCTTTCGGACTCCTCTATACTGCCTAA